The following coding sequences lie in one Zingiber officinale cultivar Zhangliang chromosome 2B, Zo_v1.1, whole genome shotgun sequence genomic window:
- the LOC122045824 gene encoding uncharacterized protein LOC122045824 produces MASYLWANIRITTGVILGGALGFYVMHRVETSYKERMKERLRQYEQELKLKEQQRNQDELLSDP; encoded by the exons ATGGCGTCATACTTGTGGGCGAACATTCGGATAACGACAGGCGTCATTCTCGGTGGTGCCCTCGGCTTCTATGTCATGCACCGCGTTGAGACCAGCTACAAG GAGAGGATGAAGGAGAGGCTTAGGCAGTACGAGCAGGAGCTGAAGCTAAAGGAGCAACAGCGGAATCAAGACGAGCTCTTATCAGATCCTTGA